In Blautia sp. SC05B48, a single genomic region encodes these proteins:
- a CDS encoding DUF4867 family protein, with product MKIQKVTDPAFRRYGKVLEGYNFGPLLKEMKHTPVPEDVVYVPSAEELEALDVEKELKNRAFGGLPVQIGYCNGHNKKLNALEYHRNSEINVAVTDLVLLIGHQQDIEEDLTYDTSKVEAFLVPAGTGIEVYATTLHYAPCHVNESGFQCVVVLPRGTNTEIDFSMSEDGEDGLMTARNKWLIAHEDAKIEGAFNGLKGENITLD from the coding sequence GTGAAAATTCAGAAAGTAACAGATCCGGCTTTCCGCAGATACGGAAAAGTTCTGGAGGGATACAATTTCGGTCCGCTTCTGAAGGAGATGAAGCATACACCGGTCCCGGAGGATGTGGTATATGTTCCGTCAGCAGAGGAGCTGGAAGCTCTCGATGTGGAAAAAGAGCTGAAAAACAGAGCGTTTGGTGGATTACCTGTTCAGATCGGATATTGCAATGGTCACAACAAAAAGCTGAATGCCCTGGAATATCATCGGAATTCCGAGATCAATGTAGCAGTGACAGATCTTGTACTGCTTATCGGACATCAGCAGGATATAGAAGAGGATCTTACATACGATACCTCAAAGGTGGAGGCATTTCTGGTACCGGCAGGAACCGGGATCGAGGTTTATGCAACAACTCTCCACTATGCACCGTGTCATGTGAATGAGAGCGGATTTCAGTGTGTAGTTGTTCTTCCGAGAGGAACCAACACAGAGATTGATTTTTCAATGTCAGAGGACGGAGAGGACGGTCTGATGACAGCCAGGAATAAATGGCTTATCGCTCATGAGGATGCGAAGATCGAAGGCGCATTCAATGGATTGAAGGGTGAAAATATCACACTTGACTGA
- a CDS encoding AraC family transcriptional regulator, protein MEFQHELIIPNEGFPFKLFLFEGRNGNYVREKHWHTSIEIFAVMEGSLYFYIDEKEYPLKAGEFLIINSNEVHSIQAPVRNETIVLQIPLKQFSDYFTAQRFIRFRSRNEESEETDRRMVSLIREMYRVYVSGETGYEFRIRAVFYEILYLMVSAYRETEVEENALKISRRLDALSKITTYMREHYKEDLRLSGLAAMFGYSDAYLSRMFRKYARVNFKTYLQDIRMAYAYKELLNTDHTISSIALDNGFASSRAFSREFVKRYGILPGRVERQNHKNVKKVL, encoded by the coding sequence ATGGAGTTTCAGCATGAATTGATCATTCCCAATGAGGGATTTCCTTTTAAGCTTTTTCTTTTTGAAGGAAGAAACGGAAATTATGTAAGGGAAAAACACTGGCATACTTCGATCGAGATCTTTGCGGTGATGGAGGGGAGCCTTTATTTTTATATCGATGAGAAAGAGTATCCGCTGAAGGCAGGGGAGTTTCTGATCATTAATTCCAATGAAGTACATTCTATTCAGGCGCCTGTACGTAATGAGACCATCGTACTGCAGATCCCGCTGAAGCAGTTTTCGGATTATTTTACCGCTCAGAGATTTATTCGTTTTCGGAGCAGAAACGAAGAGTCTGAGGAAACAGACAGGCGGATGGTTTCGCTGATCCGGGAGATGTACCGGGTGTATGTATCCGGGGAAACGGGGTACGAATTCCGTATCAGGGCAGTGTTCTATGAAATCCTTTATCTTATGGTTTCCGCATACAGGGAAACAGAGGTGGAGGAGAATGCGCTGAAGATCAGCCGAAGATTGGACGCTTTGTCAAAAATAACCACTTATATGCGGGAGCATTACAAGGAGGATCTCAGGCTTTCCGGACTTGCAGCCATGTTCGGATATTCCGATGCATATCTGTCAAGGATGTTCCGGAAATATGCGAGGGTCAATTTTAAGACATATTTACAGGATATCCGCATGGCATACGCCTATAAGGAGCTTTTGAATACAGATCATACCATCAGCTCCATCGCACTTGACAACGGGTTTGCAAGCAGCAGGGCTTTTTCCAGGGAATTTGTAAAGCGTTACGGGATCCTGCCGGGAAGAGTGGAGCGTCAGAATCATAAAAATGTCAAAAAAGTGCTATGA
- a CDS encoding bile acid:sodium symporter family protein, which translates to MLEKFNSFMEKWMAFVTPACLLTGVLFPDIAKHGVPYVTYAFAFMTFIGALKSRFRDVADVFKRPLPLILMLLILHVLGPVAACSLGHLLFPGNMNYITGMVLEFSVPAAVISLMWVSIYNGNSPLSLSLVVIDTILSPFLIPAVLKLLVGSSVKMDTAGMMKELVFMIALPAVLAMCLNEVSHGKVMETWPKKLAPFSKMCLIFVVTSNSSKVSPYMKHLNGERLEVAAAILVLAAGGYAIGWIIAILTRQNKAATVSMIYGSGMRNISAGAVIAGAYFPAETLFPVMIGTLFQQILAAFYGSMMRRIQTGQQEREKEHGVSA; encoded by the coding sequence ATGCTGGAAAAATTTAACAGCTTTATGGAGAAATGGATGGCTTTTGTGACGCCGGCTTGTCTGCTTACGGGGGTACTGTTTCCGGATATTGCGAAGCATGGCGTGCCCTATGTGACGTATGCTTTTGCATTTATGACCTTTATCGGTGCGCTGAAATCCAGGTTCCGTGATGTGGCAGATGTGTTTAAGAGGCCGCTTCCGCTGATCCTGATGCTGCTGATCCTTCATGTGCTGGGACCGGTGGCCGCCTGCAGTCTGGGACATCTTCTGTTCCCGGGCAATATGAATTATATCACAGGAATGGTGCTGGAATTTTCCGTACCTGCGGCGGTGATCAGTCTGATGTGGGTATCCATTTATAATGGAAACAGTCCGCTGTCACTTTCGCTGGTTGTGATCGATACGATTCTGTCTCCCTTTCTGATCCCGGCAGTATTGAAGCTTCTGGTGGGCTCCAGCGTAAAAATGGATACTGCGGGAATGATGAAGGAGCTGGTTTTCATGATCGCTCTGCCGGCAGTCCTTGCCATGTGCCTTAATGAAGTCAGCCATGGAAAGGTTATGGAGACCTGGCCGAAAAAGCTGGCACCTTTTTCAAAAATGTGCCTGATCTTTGTGGTAACTTCCAATTCCTCCAAGGTTTCTCCTTATATGAAGCATCTTAACGGAGAACGGCTGGAGGTAGCAGCAGCGATCCTGGTCCTGGCAGCAGGGGGATATGCCATCGGCTGGATCATTGCCATTCTTACAAGGCAGAATAAAGCGGCAACGGTTTCCATGATCTATGGTTCCGGAATGCGGAATATCAGCGCCGGTGCGGTGATCGCGGGAGCGTATTTTCCGGCGGAAACATTATTTCCGGTTATGATCGGAACGTTATTTCAGCAGATCCTGGCGGCTTTTTACGGAAGTATGATGCGCCGGATCCAGACCGGACAGCAGGAAAGGGAGAAGGAGCATGGAGTTTCAGCATGA
- a CDS encoding glycosyltransferase family 2 protein, with product MISLIIPCFNEEESLPLFYPEATSVLRQMNCDYELIFVNDGSRDRTLEILKELSEKDPHVIYLSFSRNFGKEAAMYAGFCNAGGDYVAVMDADLQDPPSLLPEMLEKLESGEYDSVATRRVSRDGEPPIRSFFARKFYRLINKISDADIVDGARDFRLMKRSMVDAIVSMSEYNRFSKGIFGWIGFRTCWLPYKNIERVAGETKWNFWKLFKYAVSGIINFSQVPLTIASWFGTTMTGFSFLVLVAIIVRKLIFDDPVPGWASTICVIIFIGGLQLFCLGIMGQYIAKTYMEVKQRPHYIIAESNKKDFTPIR from the coding sequence ATGATTTCTTTAATTATACCATGCTTCAATGAGGAAGAATCTCTTCCGCTTTTTTACCCGGAAGCCACTTCTGTCCTCAGGCAAATGAACTGTGATTATGAACTGATCTTTGTGAATGACGGTTCCAGAGACAGAACCCTTGAGATTTTAAAAGAGCTTTCCGAAAAGGATCCTCATGTGATCTATCTTTCCTTTTCCAGAAACTTCGGAAAGGAAGCTGCCATGTATGCAGGCTTCTGCAATGCCGGCGGCGATTATGTAGCAGTAATGGACGCTGATCTTCAGGATCCGCCGTCCCTTCTCCCGGAAATGCTGGAGAAGCTGGAATCCGGAGAATATGACAGCGTTGCCACCAGACGTGTCAGCCGTGACGGAGAGCCACCTATCCGGAGCTTTTTTGCCCGGAAATTTTATCGACTGATCAATAAGATCTCGGATGCAGATATTGTGGACGGTGCCAGAGACTTCCGTCTGATGAAACGCAGTATGGTGGATGCCATTGTCTCCATGAGTGAGTACAACCGCTTTTCCAAGGGAATCTTCGGCTGGATCGGTTTCCGCACCTGCTGGCTCCCCTACAAAAATATCGAACGCGTAGCCGGTGAAACCAAATGGAACTTCTGGAAGCTGTTTAAATACGCCGTCAGCGGCATCATCAATTTCTCTCAGGTACCGCTGACCATCGCCTCCTGGTTCGGAACGACCATGACCGGTTTTTCCTTTCTGGTCCTGGTAGCCATCATCGTCCGAAAGCTGATCTTCGATGATCCGGTCCCAGGCTGGGCTTCCACCATCTGTGTCATCATCTTCATCGGCGGCCTGCAGCTTTTCTGCCTGGGTATCATGGGACAATACATAGCCAAAACCTATATGGAGGTCAAGCAGCGCCCCCATTACATCATAGCAGAGTCCAACAAAAAGGACTTTACACCCATACGTTGA
- a CDS encoding prolyl-tRNA synthetase associated domain-containing protein, with translation MEEPRIDQTVYTGRPENTEGRLEKEIAVYDFLDSLGIEYKRADHEALMTMEACEAVDQLLGAQICKNLFLCNRQKTDFYLLLMPGEKPFKTKFLSKQIGTARLSFADGEQMEEYLNITPGSLSLMGLIFDKEKKVHLVIDKEVLDEEYFGCHPCINTSTLLMKTSDVKEKILPALGHEYQVVELPTE, from the coding sequence ATGGAAGAACCAAGAATTGACCAAACAGTCTATACAGGAAGACCGGAGAACACCGAGGGCCGTCTGGAGAAGGAAATCGCAGTGTACGATTTTCTGGACAGTCTTGGGATTGAATATAAAAGAGCAGATCATGAAGCACTGATGACCATGGAGGCCTGCGAGGCAGTGGATCAGCTTCTGGGAGCGCAGATATGCAAAAATCTTTTTCTCTGCAACCGACAGAAAACGGATTTCTATCTACTGCTGATGCCGGGAGAGAAGCCGTTTAAAACAAAATTTCTGTCCAAACAGATCGGAACAGCCAGACTTTCCTTTGCAGACGGAGAGCAGATGGAGGAATATCTGAACATTACCCCGGGGTCCTTAAGTCTGATGGGACTGATCTTTGATAAAGAAAAGAAGGTACACCTGGTGATCGATAAAGAAGTCCTGGATGAAGAATATTTCGGATGCCATCCGTGTATCAATACTTCCACTCTGTTGATGAAGACCAGTGATGTAAAAGAAAAAATCCTGCCGGCGCTGGGCCACGAATATCAGGTGGTCGAGCTTCCGACAGAATAG
- a CDS encoding chloride channel protein: protein MTKETIQKEHRILQLKYAVLAVVVGICVGIVDTIFGRGLLAISDLRTAHWRYLLPFLPLAGLLIVWMYHHFSTLSLKGMSLIFETGQKKRDQIPLALVPLVMIGTWITHLFGGSAGREGVAVQIGATLSHEAGRRLHIRENKPVMLITGMAAGFGGLFQTPLAAVFFAMEVIVAGYLEYDALLPALIAAYTASFTSHFLGLEKFAVDIQDTWTVTNLRSMISLIALGLAFGLAGRCFSVLLQKAKKLFGEKISNPLIRIGVMAIPLAALLFVSYGGRYTGLGTNLISASFAGETIYGYDWILKLLFTVFTLAIGFQGGEVTPLFSIGASLGVVLGSILGIPPIICGALGYAAVFGSATNTLIAPILIGLEVFGTRNTLPLILVCILAYLINGNHSIYGAQQKALCRFEE from the coding sequence ATGACAAAAGAAACTATCCAAAAAGAACATCGGATCCTACAGCTGAAATATGCTGTCCTTGCAGTGGTCGTGGGAATCTGCGTCGGAATCGTAGATACCATCTTCGGCCGGGGCCTGCTGGCGATCTCTGATCTTCGCACCGCACACTGGCGATATCTGCTGCCCTTCCTGCCTCTGGCCGGACTTCTTATTGTGTGGATGTATCATCATTTCAGCACCTTAAGCTTAAAGGGCATGTCCCTGATCTTCGAAACCGGGCAGAAAAAAAGAGACCAGATTCCTCTGGCCCTTGTCCCTCTGGTAATGATCGGCACCTGGATCACTCATCTCTTCGGAGGAAGTGCCGGTCGTGAAGGTGTTGCCGTGCAGATCGGTGCTACACTCTCTCACGAGGCAGGACGCAGGCTGCATATCCGGGAAAATAAGCCTGTCATGCTGATCACCGGTATGGCTGCCGGTTTTGGCGGTCTGTTCCAGACGCCACTGGCAGCTGTATTTTTTGCCATGGAGGTGATCGTTGCCGGATATCTTGAGTACGATGCGCTGCTGCCGGCACTTATTGCCGCATATACAGCCTCCTTCACCTCTCATTTCCTGGGACTGGAAAAATTTGCTGTGGATATCCAGGACACCTGGACTGTGACCAATCTCCGAAGCATGATCTCTCTCATTGCTCTCGGACTTGCCTTTGGTCTTGCCGGACGATGCTTTTCCGTACTTCTTCAAAAAGCAAAGAAATTATTCGGGGAAAAAATCTCAAATCCGCTGATCCGCATCGGTGTCATGGCCATTCCACTGGCAGCTCTGCTGTTTGTGAGCTATGGCGGACGCTACACAGGTCTTGGAACCAATCTCATCTCCGCTTCCTTTGCCGGAGAAACGATCTACGGATATGACTGGATTCTGAAGCTTCTGTTTACTGTATTTACACTTGCCATCGGTTTTCAAGGCGGCGAAGTGACACCACTGTTCTCCATCGGCGCTTCCCTTGGAGTCGTCCTAGGTTCCATCCTCGGGATCCCTCCCATTATCTGCGGGGCACTTGGCTACGCCGCAGTATTCGGCAGCGCCACCAATACCCTCATCGCCCCGATCCTCATCGGCCTGGAAGTCTTCGGCACCCGAAATACCCTTCCCCTCATCCTGGTATGCATCCTCGCTTATCTGATCAACGGAAATCACTCCATTTATGGAGCACAGCAGAAGGCACTTTGCAGGTTTGAAGAGTAG